One window of the Canis aureus isolate CA01 chromosome 1, VMU_Caureus_v.1.0, whole genome shotgun sequence genome contains the following:
- the SOCS6 gene encoding suppressor of cytokine signaling 6 encodes MKKISLKTFRKSFNLNKSKEETDFMVVQQPSLGSDFGKDDSLFGSCYGKDMASCDITNEDEKGGKGRSKSESLMGTLKRRLSAKQKQKGKGSTPSGSSADEDTFSSSSAPLVFKDVRAQRPIRSTSLRSHHYSPTPWPLRPTNSEETCIKMEVRVKALVHSSSPSPALNGVRKDFHDLQADTVCQEQSNSLKSSESQNGDLHLHLDEHVPVVIGLMPQDYIQYTVPLDEGMYPLEGPRSYCLDGSSPMEVSAVPPQVGGSSFAEDENQVEQDLVVAPEIFVDQAVNGLLIGTTGVMLQSPRASHDDAPPLSPLLPPMQTSQIQRNFSGLTGTDAHVAESMRCHLNFDPNSAPGVARVYDSVQSSGPMVVTSLTEELKKLAKQGWYWGPITRWEAEGKLANVPDGSFLVRDSSDDRYLLSLSFRSHGKTLHTRIEHSNGRFSFYEQPDVEGHTSIVDLIEHSIRDSENGAFCYSRSRLPGSATYPVRLTNPVSRFMQVRSLQYLCRFVIRQYTRIDLIQKLPLPNKMKDYLQEKHY; translated from the coding sequence ATGAAGAAAATTAGTCTTAAAACCTTCCGAAAATCTTTCAACTTGaataaaagtaaagaagaaacGGATTTCATGGTCGTACAGCAACCGTCGCTAGGCAGTGATTTTGGAAAAGATGATTCCTTGTTTGGTAGCTGCTACGGGAAAGATATGGCCAGCTGTGATATCACTAATGAAGACGAGAAAGGTGGGAAGGGCAGATCGAAAAGCGAAAGCCTAATGGGTACGTTAAAACGACGGCTGTCtgcaaaacaaaagcagaaaggcAAGGGCAGCACACCGTCCGGGAGCTCTGCCGACGAGGacaccttctcctcctcctcggcACCCCTGGTCTTCAAGGACGTGCGAGCGCAGAGGCCCATCAGGTCCACGTCGCTCCGCAGCCACCACTACAGTCCCACGCCATGGCCTCTGCGACCCACAAACTCTGAGGAGACGTGCATCAAAATGGAGGTGAGAGTCAAAGCCTTGGTTCACTCTTCCAGTCCGAGCCCAGCCCTGAATGGGGTCCGGAAGGATTTTCACGACCTTCAGGCTGACACCGTGTGCCAGGAACAGAGCAATTCCCTGAAGAGTTCGGAATCTCAGAATGGAGACTTGCATCTTCACCTTGACGAACATGTGCCTGTAGTTATCGGACTTATGCCTCAGGACTACATTCAGTACACCGTGCCTTTAGATGAGGGGATGTACCCTTTGGAAGGACCGCGTAGCTATTGTCTGGACGGTTCTTCTCCCATGGAAGTGTCTGCGGTCCCCCCGCAAGTGGGCGGGAGCTCCTTCGCCGAAGACGAGAATCAGGTAGAGCAGGACCTCGTGGTGGCCCCGGAGATCTTTGTGGATCAGGCGGTGAACGGCTTGTTGATTGGCACCACAGGAGTCATGTTGCAGAGCCCCAGAGCGAGTCATGACGACGCCCCCCCACTCTCACCGTTGCTACCTCCAATGCAGACCAGTCAAATCCAAAGGAACTTCAGTGGGCTCACCGGCACAGATGCCCACGTGGCTGAAAGTATGCGCTGTCATTTGAATTTTGACCCTAATTCTGCCCCTGGGGTCGCTAGAGTGTATGACTCCGTGCAGAGCAGTGGTCCCATGGTCGTGACAAGCCTTACAGAGGAGCTGAAAAAACTCGCGAAACAAGGATGGTACTGGGGACCGATCACACGCTGGGAGGCAGAAGGGAAACTAGCAAACGTGCCGGATGGCTCTTTTCTTGTTCGGGATAGTTCTGACGACCGTTACCTTTTAAGCTTGAGCTTTCGCTCCCATGGCAAAACACTTCACACGAGAATTGAACACTCAAATGGTAGGTTTAGCTTTTATGAACAACCAGATGTGGAAGGACATACGTCTATAGTTGATCTAATCGAGCATTCGATCAGGGACTCTGAAAACGGAGCTTTTTGTTATTCACGATCTCGGTTGCCTGGATCTGCGACTTACCCGGTCAGGCTGACCAATCCAGTATCACGGTTCATGCAGGTGCGTTCGTTGCAGTACCTGTGTCGGTTTGTTATACGTCAGTACACCAGGATAGACTTGATTCAGAAACTGCCTTTGCCAAACAAAATGAAGGATTACTTACAGGAGAAGCACTACTGA